Within Amycolatopsis sp. cg5, the genomic segment GCAGCGAAGCCAGCGCCGTGACCATGGTGATGCCAGCCGAAGGACCGTCCTTCGGCACCGCGCCCGCCGGGACGTGCAGGTGGATGCCACGCTCCTTGAGGTCGGCGACCGGCAGTTCGAGCTCCGCGCCGTGCGAGCGAAGGTAGGACAGGGCGATCTGCGCCGACTCCTTCATCACGTCACCGAGCTGACCGGTCAGGGTGAGGCCGGTCGCGCCGGACTCCGGGTCCGCCAACGACGCCTCGATGTAGAGGACGTCGCCGCCGGCGCCGGTGACGGCCAGCCCCGTCGAGACCCCGGGAATCGCCGTCCGCTGGGTGGTGGCCGGCAACGAGGATTCCGGCAGGTGCCGGGGCCGTCCGAGGTAGCCGTCCAGATCGGGCGCGTCGACGGTGACCGGCAGTTCGGCCTCGTCCAGCGCGACCTTCGTGGCCACCTTGCGCAGGATCTTCGCGATGGTCCGGTTCGCGTCGCGGACGCCGGCCTCGCGGGTGTACTCGCCCGCGACCCGGCTCAGCGCCGCGTCCGTCACCACGACCTCGCCCGGGGCCAGCCCGGCTCGTTCCAGCTCGCGCGGGAGCAGGTGATCGCGGCCGATGGTGACCTTCTCGTGCTCGGTGTAGCCGTCGAGGGTGACCAGCTCCATCCGGTCGAGCAGCGGGCCGGGGATGGTCTCCAGCGCGTTGGCCGTCGCCAGGAACACGACGTCCGAAAGGTCGAGCTCGACCTCGAGGTAGTGGTCGCGGAAGGTGTGGTTCTGCTCGGGGTCCAGCACTTCGAGCAGCGCGGCCGTCGGGTCGCCCCGGTAGTCGGCGCCGACCTTGTCGACCTCGTCCAGCAGGATGACCGGGTTCATCGAACCGGCCTCCTTGAGCGCGCGGACGAGACGGCCGGGCAGCGCGCCGACGTAGGTGCGCCGGTGACCGCGGATCTCGGCCTCGTCGCGGACGCCGCCGAGCGCGACCCTGACGAACTCGCGGCCCATCGCCTTCGCGACGGACGCGCCGAGCGAGGTCTTGCCGACACCCGGCGGGCCGACGAGTGCCAGCACGGCGCCGTTACGCCTGCCGCCGACCTCGGACTCGGCGCGGCGCTTGCGCACCGCCAAGTACTCGATGATGCGTTCCTTGACGTCGTCGAGGCCGGCGTGGTCGGCGTCGAGCACCGCACGCGCGCCTGCGATGTCGTGCACGTCCGTGGTGCGGGTGTTCCACGGGACCTCCAGCACGGTGTCCAGCCAGGTCCGGATCCAGCCACCCTCCGGCGACTGGTCGGAGGTCCGCTCCAGTTTGTCCACTTCGGACAGTGCGGCCTTGCGGACGTGCTCCGGCAGGTCGGCGGCCTCGACGCGGGCGCGGTAGTCGGTGTCCTCGGCGGTGCCGTCGAGTTCGCCGAGCTCCTTGCGGATCGCTTCGAGCTGGCGCTTCAGCAGGAATTCCTTCTGCTGCTTCTCCATGCCCTCGGAGACGTCCTTGCGGATGGTCTCGGTCACTTCGAGCTCGGCCAGGTGCTCCCGGCTCCACTCCAGCGCCTTCTCCAGCCGGGTGGCGACGTCGAGGGTGGTGAGCAGTTCGAGCTTCTGCTCGGTGCTCAGGTACGGCGCGTTGCCGGACAGGTCCGCGATGGCGGACGGGTCCTCGACCTGCTGGACGGCGTCGATCAGCTGCCAGCCGCCGCGCTGCTGCAGGATCGAGATCACGACGGCCTTGTACTCGGCGGCCAGCTTCGCCGCGCGCTCGCCGCTCAGCTCGGTCGCGTCGTCGGCGTGCACCCAGCGGGCCGCGCCGGGCCCGTCGGCGATCCGGCCGACGGCCGCACGCTTGGTGGCGCGCAGCAGCACCGCGGTCTTGCCACCGGGGACCCGCCCGATCCGCTCGACCGTCGCGATCGCGCCGAACTCGGCGTACTCGCCGTGGAGGCGGGGAACCAGCAGCACTTCGCCCTTGGTGTTCGACCGGATGCCGGGGAACGAAGGGGTACCTGCCTGTGCGGACTCGACCGCGGCGCGCGTCTCGGAGTCCGAGAGGTCCAGCGGGATGATCATGCCGGGCAGCGCGACGTCGTCGTCGAGGGGTAGAACGGGCAGGAGGCGGTTTTCACTCATCAGGCACTCCTCAGTAGTTGAGTCTGACTAGCTCAACTTTCCGAAGGTGCTGTTTGTTTCCAAAAGAGTGTTCGCTGCTAGCGATCAGCTTTGGCGGGGTTTCTCGGCCACGGCGCACCAAGCGAAGTGCCTAGTCTGAGCCTCGATCGGGTTCGGGTCCGCGGTCGGGCGCCAGTCCGGGAGCGAGGTCATCCCCGGTTCCAGCAGTGGCCAGCCGCCGAACCAGGGGAGGATCTCCTCGTCGGTCCGCATCCACGCCGGGTTGCTCGTGTCCTTGTACGCGTCGATGAACCGGTGGACCTCCGCCGCGCGGTCGGGCGGGGCGCTGTCCTTACAGGCCGCGTGGGTCAGGCCGATCCAGCTGCCCGGCGCGAGCTTGGACCGGTACTGCGCGATCAGGCCCTCGGGGTCGTCGTCGGGGCCGACGAAATGCATCACCGTGATCATCAGTACGCAGACCGGCTCGTCCCAGTCGATCAGGCGGCTGACCGTCGGGTCGCGGAAGACCTCGTGCGGCTTGCGGATGTCCTGCTGCGCGATGCCCGCCCATTCGGTGGCTTCGTCCTGCTCCAGGATCAGCGTGGAATGCGCGACCGCGACCGGCTCGTAGTCGACGTACACCACCTTCGCGCCGCCGCCGGGGAGCCGGTCGCCGACGATCTCGTGCACGTTCCCGACCGTCGGCACCCCGGAGCCCAGGTCGACGAACTGGCGGATGCCCGCGTCCAGCGCCGCGCGCACCACGCGGCCCATGAACGCCCGGTTCTGCCGGGAGATCGGCTTGATCAGCGGCCACAGCTGCTCCACCCGGCGCCCGAACTCGCGGTCGACGGCCCAGTTCTGGGTCCCGCCCAGATACCAGTCGTAGACCCTGGCCGCGGACGGCTTCGTGGTGTCCACGCCGTCCGGCGTCTTCGGTGCGTTGTCGCGGTGGTCTGACATGGCGGCCAGCGTAGTAGTGGCGAACCCTGCCAAAACCTCTGCCAGGCAACGATTACCGAACAGCGGGCCGTCGCTGCCAGAAGGTCCAGAGCGGGCGATAACCCTGCGCGTACCAGAACGGCGTCGACTGCGGGCTGGCCAGCGCGTGGTGCAGCAGCGTGACCTCCGCGCCCGACTCCTCCAGCACCTGGTGCGCGTGGTTGGCCAGCGCGGTTCCGACACCGGACGACCGCGCGGGTTCCGCGACCGCCAAGGACGACAGATAACCGACGCGCGCCGCGTTGACGCACGAGGAGATCCAGAAGGACTGATCGGGCAGCTGCACCCGGACCATGCCGAGCGGCTGGCCGTACAACTCGGCGATCCACATCGTCGGCTCGTCGGAGAGCAGCCCGCGCAGTTCTTCGGTGACCATCTCTTCCGCGTTGGGGCGCATCGTGGTCATGCCGAACTGCGCGTCGTAGCGCTGCAGTTCGAGCTGCAGGTGCACCGCCGTGGGCAGGTCGCCGAGTTCGGCGGGCCGGATGCGGACACCGGGCGTGGTGACCGGGCCGGTCGTGGCGAGGCGTTCCGCCGGCCGGACGGCGATCCCGACCACCGGGGCGAAACCGTGCTGCAGCAGTTCCGCGGAACCGATCGTGTCGCGACTTGGCCTGGCGATCACCGCGGCGGTTTCGGTGTCACCCTTTCGAGCGACATTTGCGAGATGCAGTTCCCACTGATCAAGGAGCGCGGAGATGGCCGCCGCCGGTTCCGGGCCCGCCAGTTTGAGTTCCAGCCGGTGCTCGGTAAGCGCTTGCCAAGAGGAACGCGGAGAGTCTTCCGGCACGGAGCGACGCGTCGCGAGACCGGAGCCAGCGGAGTCGCCGACACTCACCGTGATCATCTCGGGATCGCCGACGAGCTGCACGTCATCGGCGTTGAGGACGGGGATTTCGGGGAGCAGGGAGTCCACCTTGGTGACCCTCGACGCGTGCTCCGCATCTATCACATCGGCTTTCATGGGGCAATTGAAGTCCGTGTGGAACCTGAAGCCAAGCCCCTAGAGAACACCCCTACGGATGATTCGCCGTCGCTACGGCGAGCCACCGTCGTAACGCGAATAACGCTCCAATTTCACTCCCTGGTCCACGCAGGTCAGCGCAGCTGGCCCATTGTTAACCCTGGGGTGATCTCATACTGTCTCGAAAGGGACTTGAGTACGCCCTCCGGGGTACAGTATTGCCCTCGTTAGGAGGTCGCATGCCGGACTTGAACGGCAGGCCTGATCCGACCGGCGTCACTTCGGTCGCTTCGGGCAGCAGGGGTGGCGCCGTCACATCAGGTTCCGGAGCTCCAGGACCGGCCGCGGCCGGTCCTGCGCCGATGTCGGAGGCGCGCACGGACGAACTGCGCTTTCGTGTCTACACCGCCGCGGTACTGACCTTCGGGATCGCCGCGGCCATCGCCGTCGGCACCTGGCTGCCCTTCACGGGCGACGCGAGCCTGCTGTGGATCGGCGCGGTGCTCGCGCTCGCGTTCCTGCTCGCCGAACAGCTCGGTATCAACGTCGACGTCCGCAGTGGCATTTCGTGGACCATCTCGTTCACCGAGATCCCGCTGGTCATCGGTTTCTTCATCGCGCCATTCGAAGTCGTGCTGGCCGCGCATGTCGTCGCGGGCATCGGCACACTGCTGGCGCGCAAGGTCGCGGGCCGCGTCCTCTACAACGCCGGCGCCTTCCTGCTGGAGATCACCGGCGCCTTCGCGGTCGCCGGGCTGGTCAAGCAGGCCATGGGCAATCCGGCGACCATGCCTTGGCCAGCCGCGCTCGCCGGCACGCTCACCGCGCCGCTGGTGAGCACGCTGCTCGCGCTCGCCGCCGTCCGCGTGCTGCGCCGCCGGATGCGGGTCAGCACCGCGCTGCGGCTCACCGGCCGGATCCTGGTCGTCGGTTTCGTGAACGCTTCGGTCGGTTTGTCCGGCTATTTGGTCATTTCCGGAACTCCGGAAGCCTGGCCGCTCGTGCTCGCCGTTTTCGTCGGCCTCACCGCTTTGTATTGGGCGTACTCGGATCTACTGCGTGAGCAGCGGGACATGGAAGCGCTCTCCGACGTCAGCCTGATGGTCGCGCGATCCGGCCAGCAGGCCGCCGCGCGCCCGGCGAGCCGGTCGGACGATCTCGTCGGCGGCGTCGACGTCCGTGAATGGGCGACGATCGCCGAGCGCATCAAGGATCAGCTCGCCGCGGGCCGGGTCGTGCTGCGCCTGCGGCTCGAACCGACCGACGCCATGCGCGTGGTCGTCGCGGGGGACGCGTTGCCGGTCAGCGAGGCCGCGAGCGACGATCCGCTGCTGCGCCTGCCCGGCGCGCATGTCCGGCATTTCCGGATCACCGAAGCGAATCCCGACGTCCGCGCGGCGCTGCTCGACCGCGGCGCGCAGGAGGCGCTCGTCGTGCCGCTGCGCAGCGCGAACCAGCTTCTCGGTGTCGTCGAGGCGCACGACCGGCTGTCTCGCTGGCGTGGTTTCGGCAAGTACGACGTCCAGCTGCTCGGCACGATGGCGAGTCACCTGGCCACTTCGCTCGACAACCGGCGCCTGCTGGCCACGTTGCGCCACGACGCCTATCACGATCCGCTGACCGGCCACCTCAACCGCCTCGGCTTCCGGCACGTCGCCCGCGAACCGTTGCGCGAGTTCCCGAACTCGGTCGTGCTGCGCATCGATCTCGACATCTTCTCCACGGTCAGCGACGCGCTCGGTTACACCTGGGCCGACCGCATGCTGGTCGCCGCCGGCCGACGGCTCAAGGACGCGCTCGGCCCCGACGTCCCGCTCGCGCGGCTCGAAGGCGCCTCGTTCGCGGCGCTGCTGGTCGACGTCGCGCCCGAGAACGCGCACCAGGCCGCCGAGCGGCTGCGCGACGACCTCTCCGCGCCGTATCCGGTGGACCGGCTGCTCGTCGAAGCCAACGCGATGGTCGGCTACGCGGCGCCGGAAGAGGCCGGCGAGCAGATCGACATCGACATCCTGCTGCAGCGCGCCGACGTCGCCGTCCGCGCCACGAAGGGCGGCGAGGAGGTCCGCGGCTACGCGCAGAGCATGGGCCAGATCTTCATGCGCCGCTTCCAGATGGTCACCCAGTTCCGCCAGTCACTGGAGGACGGCCAGGTCTCGGTGCACTACCAGCCGAAGATCTCGCTGCCGAACCGTCAGGTCGCGGGTGTCGAGGCGCTCGTGCGCTGGGTGCACCCGGAGTTCGGCAGGCTCGGCCCCGACGAATTCGTGCCCGCCATCGAGGCGGCAGGCCTGATCGGCGTGCTGACGGAGTTCGTGCTCGAAGAGTCGCTGAAGCGTGTGCGCAAGTGGCTCGACGAAGGCCTGCGCATCTCGGCCGCGGTCAACATCTCCGTGCGCAACCTGGCCGACGAGGAATTCCCGGCCAAGGTCGCCGCGGCGCTGGAACGCTTCGACGTGCCGCCGTCGCTGGTCACGTTCGAGCTGACCGAGTCCGGCGTCATGTCGGACCCGCAGAAGGCGCTGCCGATCCTGCGTGAGCTGTCGGCGCTCGGCGTCGAACTCGC encodes:
- a CDS encoding GNAT family N-acetyltransferase, with product MKADVIDAEHASRVTKVDSLLPEIPVLNADDVQLVGDPEMITVSVGDSAGSGLATRRSVPEDSPRSSWQALTEHRLELKLAGPEPAAAISALLDQWELHLANVARKGDTETAAVIARPSRDTIGSAELLQHGFAPVVGIAVRPAERLATTGPVTTPGVRIRPAELGDLPTAVHLQLELQRYDAQFGMTTMRPNAEEMVTEELRGLLSDEPTMWIAELYGQPLGMVRVQLPDQSFWISSCVNAARVGYLSSLAVAEPARSSGVGTALANHAHQVLEESGAEVTLLHHALASPQSTPFWYAQGYRPLWTFWQRRPAVR
- the lon gene encoding endopeptidase La, translated to MSENRLLPVLPLDDDVALPGMIIPLDLSDSETRAAVESAQAGTPSFPGIRSNTKGEVLLVPRLHGEYAEFGAIATVERIGRVPGGKTAVLLRATKRAAVGRIADGPGAARWVHADDATELSGERAAKLAAEYKAVVISILQQRGGWQLIDAVQQVEDPSAIADLSGNAPYLSTEQKLELLTTLDVATRLEKALEWSREHLAELEVTETIRKDVSEGMEKQQKEFLLKRQLEAIRKELGELDGTAEDTDYRARVEAADLPEHVRKAALSEVDKLERTSDQSPEGGWIRTWLDTVLEVPWNTRTTDVHDIAGARAVLDADHAGLDDVKERIIEYLAVRKRRAESEVGGRRNGAVLALVGPPGVGKTSLGASVAKAMGREFVRVALGGVRDEAEIRGHRRTYVGALPGRLVRALKEAGSMNPVILLDEVDKVGADYRGDPTAALLEVLDPEQNHTFRDHYLEVELDLSDVVFLATANALETIPGPLLDRMELVTLDGYTEHEKVTIGRDHLLPRELERAGLAPGEVVVTDAALSRVAGEYTREAGVRDANRTIAKILRKVATKVALDEAELPVTVDAPDLDGYLGRPRHLPESSLPATTQRTAIPGVSTGLAVTGAGGDVLYIEASLADPESGATGLTLTGQLGDVMKESAQIALSYLRSHGAELELPVADLKERGIHLHVPAGAVPKDGPSAGITMVTALASLLSGRVVRSDVAMTGEVSLTGRVLPIGGVKQKLLAAHRAGMKTVIIPQRNEPDLDDVPAEVLAQLDVHAVANVRDVLELALAPASVPVAA
- a CDS encoding putative bifunctional diguanylate cyclase/phosphodiesterase yields the protein MPDLNGRPDPTGVTSVASGSRGGAVTSGSGAPGPAAAGPAPMSEARTDELRFRVYTAAVLTFGIAAAIAVGTWLPFTGDASLLWIGAVLALAFLLAEQLGINVDVRSGISWTISFTEIPLVIGFFIAPFEVVLAAHVVAGIGTLLARKVAGRVLYNAGAFLLEITGAFAVAGLVKQAMGNPATMPWPAALAGTLTAPLVSTLLALAAVRVLRRRMRVSTALRLTGRILVVGFVNASVGLSGYLVISGTPEAWPLVLAVFVGLTALYWAYSDLLREQRDMEALSDVSLMVARSGQQAAARPASRSDDLVGGVDVREWATIAERIKDQLAAGRVVLRLRLEPTDAMRVVVAGDALPVSEAASDDPLLRLPGAHVRHFRITEANPDVRAALLDRGAQEALVVPLRSANQLLGVVEAHDRLSRWRGFGKYDVQLLGTMASHLATSLDNRRLLATLRHDAYHDPLTGHLNRLGFRHVAREPLREFPNSVVLRIDLDIFSTVSDALGYTWADRMLVAAGRRLKDALGPDVPLARLEGASFAALLVDVAPENAHQAAERLRDDLSAPYPVDRLLVEANAMVGYAAPEEAGEQIDIDILLQRADVAVRATKGGEEVRGYAQSMGQIFMRRFQMVTQFRQSLEDGQVSVHYQPKISLPNRQVAGVEALVRWVHPEFGRLGPDEFVPAIEAAGLIGVLTEFVLEESLKRVRKWLDEGLRISAAVNISVRNLADEEFPAKVAAALERFDVPPSLVTFELTESGVMSDPQKALPILRELSALGVELAVDDFGTGYSSLAYLRQLPVDQVKIDKSFVLGMGTDLGDLAVVRSIVELGHSLGLTVVAEGVEEDVARDQLEAMGCDVAQGYLISRPLPEDRLEAWLQARTARSLGRHQETVLTLLT
- a CDS encoding SAM-dependent methyltransferase, which encodes MSDHRDNAPKTPDGVDTTKPSAARVYDWYLGGTQNWAVDREFGRRVEQLWPLIKPISRQNRAFMGRVVRAALDAGIRQFVDLGSGVPTVGNVHEIVGDRLPGGGAKVVYVDYEPVAVAHSTLILEQDEATEWAGIAQQDIRKPHEVFRDPTVSRLIDWDEPVCVLMITVMHFVGPDDDPEGLIAQYRSKLAPGSWIGLTHAACKDSAPPDRAAEVHRFIDAYKDTSNPAWMRTDEEILPWFGGWPLLEPGMTSLPDWRPTADPNPIEAQTRHFAWCAVAEKPRQS